The Henckelia pumila isolate YLH828 chromosome 2, ASM3356847v2, whole genome shotgun sequence genome includes a window with the following:
- the LOC140882990 gene encoding O-fucosyltransferase 13 isoform X1, translating to MFATTVEKTLLILTLIFFSLFLALFLFSPVSQFPQASLNSPISENPEIWSVRRIMGWRPCEWWLQGKPAALLAKANGYLRVDCYGGLNQMRRDFCDGVGIARLLNATLVLPKFEVAAYWNESSGFGDVFDVEYFIEQMTGFVQVVTELPSELASKEPIQVDCSKRKGLFDYVETVLPSLLEHHYISITPAMSQRRDRYPQYAKAALCQACYKALRLTSALEKKGSQLLQAIPKPFLSLHLRFEPDMVAYSQCVYSGLSPSSVQSIEAARGDRKPYTGEQARYWRNRGKCPLTPNETRIILQALAIPTNTNIYLAAGDGLMELESLTSVYTNVFTKSTLLSDEDFKNMHGNTKAALDYYVSINSDSYVATYFGNMDKMVAAMRALKGFHKTLFLSRRAFAELCSNGLHGNFLMDALYKVHKNDFVMGIGSALPDCFCEFKLRV from the exons ATGTTTGCTACAACGGTGGAGAAAACCCTTCTGATCTTAACCCTAATATTTTTTTCCTTATTTCTCGCCCTGTTTCTATTTTCCCCTGTTTCCCAATTTCCTCAAGCATCTCTGAATTCTCCAAT atcagaAAATCCAGAGATATGGAGTGTACGGAGAATAATGGGATGGCGGCCTTGCGAGTGGTGGTTACAAGGAAAGCCAGCTG CTCTGCTGGCTAAGGCCAATGGGTATCTTCGAGTTGATTGCTATGGAGGGCTCAATCAGATGAGGCGGGAT TTTTGTGATGGTGTTGGTATTGCTCGCCTGCTAAATGCAACTCTTGTTCTACCCAAATTTGAAGTGGCTGCATATTGGAATGAATCTAG TGGATTTGGAGATGTCTTTGATGTGGAATACTTCATCGAACAAATGACTGGCTTTGTCCAGGTTGTGACAGAGTTGCCGTCAGAGCTAGCATCGAAAGAACCCATTCAAGTGGATTGTAGTAAGCGCAAAggtttatttgattatgtagAAACTGTTCTTCCTTCACTGCTGGAGCATCATTATATTTCAATAACTCCAGCAATGAGTCAAAGAAGAGACAG ATATCCACAGTATGCAAAAGCTGCCCTTTGTCAGGCTTGTTACAAGGCTCTGCGTCTTACCAGTGCATTGGAGAAGAAAGGATCTCAGCTTTTGCAAGCTATTCCAAAGCCATTCCTTTCTCTTCACCTCAGGTTTGAACCTGACATGGTAGCTTATAGTCAGTGTGTATACTCTGGTCTTTCTCCCTCTTCTGTCCAAAGTATAGAGGCTGCGCGAGGTGATAGAAAACCATATACTGGAGAGCAAGCTCGTTATTGGAGAAACCGTGGAAAGTGTCCCCTTACACCAAATGAAACTAGGATCATCCTTCAAGCTCTTGCTATTCCTACCAATACAAATATAtatctggcagctggggatggTCTAATGGAACTCGAAAGCCTGACTTCTGTATACACAAATGTTTTTACCAAATCCACCCTTTTGAGTGATGAGGACTTCAaaaacatgcatggaaacaCGAAAGCTGCACTAGATTATTATGTATCAATCAATAGCGATTCATATGTGGCTACATATTTTGGGAACATGGATAAAATGGTTGCTGCTATGCGGGCTCTCAAGGGGTTTCATAAAACCCTTTTCTTAAGCAGGAGGGCATTTGCAGAGCTATGTTCGAATGGCCTCCATGGGAATTTTTTGATGGATGCTCTGTACAAGGTTCACAAAAATGATTTTGTGATGGGCATAGGATCTGCTTTACCCGATTGCTTCTGTGAATTCAAGCTTCGAGTTTAG
- the LOC140882990 gene encoding O-fucosyltransferase 13 isoform X2 — MRRDFCDGVGIARLLNATLVLPKFEVAAYWNESSGFGDVFDVEYFIEQMTGFVQVVTELPSELASKEPIQVDCSKRKGLFDYVETVLPSLLEHHYISITPAMSQRRDRYPQYAKAALCQACYKALRLTSALEKKGSQLLQAIPKPFLSLHLRFEPDMVAYSQCVYSGLSPSSVQSIEAARGDRKPYTGEQARYWRNRGKCPLTPNETRIILQALAIPTNTNIYLAAGDGLMELESLTSVYTNVFTKSTLLSDEDFKNMHGNTKAALDYYVSINSDSYVATYFGNMDKMVAAMRALKGFHKTLFLSRRAFAELCSNGLHGNFLMDALYKVHKNDFVMGIGSALPDCFCEFKLRV, encoded by the exons ATGAGGCGGGAT TTTTGTGATGGTGTTGGTATTGCTCGCCTGCTAAATGCAACTCTTGTTCTACCCAAATTTGAAGTGGCTGCATATTGGAATGAATCTAG TGGATTTGGAGATGTCTTTGATGTGGAATACTTCATCGAACAAATGACTGGCTTTGTCCAGGTTGTGACAGAGTTGCCGTCAGAGCTAGCATCGAAAGAACCCATTCAAGTGGATTGTAGTAAGCGCAAAggtttatttgattatgtagAAACTGTTCTTCCTTCACTGCTGGAGCATCATTATATTTCAATAACTCCAGCAATGAGTCAAAGAAGAGACAG ATATCCACAGTATGCAAAAGCTGCCCTTTGTCAGGCTTGTTACAAGGCTCTGCGTCTTACCAGTGCATTGGAGAAGAAAGGATCTCAGCTTTTGCAAGCTATTCCAAAGCCATTCCTTTCTCTTCACCTCAGGTTTGAACCTGACATGGTAGCTTATAGTCAGTGTGTATACTCTGGTCTTTCTCCCTCTTCTGTCCAAAGTATAGAGGCTGCGCGAGGTGATAGAAAACCATATACTGGAGAGCAAGCTCGTTATTGGAGAAACCGTGGAAAGTGTCCCCTTACACCAAATGAAACTAGGATCATCCTTCAAGCTCTTGCTATTCCTACCAATACAAATATAtatctggcagctggggatggTCTAATGGAACTCGAAAGCCTGACTTCTGTATACACAAATGTTTTTACCAAATCCACCCTTTTGAGTGATGAGGACTTCAaaaacatgcatggaaacaCGAAAGCTGCACTAGATTATTATGTATCAATCAATAGCGATTCATATGTGGCTACATATTTTGGGAACATGGATAAAATGGTTGCTGCTATGCGGGCTCTCAAGGGGTTTCATAAAACCCTTTTCTTAAGCAGGAGGGCATTTGCAGAGCTATGTTCGAATGGCCTCCATGGGAATTTTTTGATGGATGCTCTGTACAAGGTTCACAAAAATGATTTTGTGATGGGCATAGGATCTGCTTTACCCGATTGCTTCTGTGAATTCAAGCTTCGAGTTTAG